A segment of the Lycium ferocissimum isolate CSIRO_LF1 chromosome 10, AGI_CSIRO_Lferr_CH_V1, whole genome shotgun sequence genome:
AAGATATTTGTCTGTAGCCTGTGTGTACGGAGACAAACAGTTGGCCAGTGCatctcattgcattgcatgTGCACTCATCTACTTCATTCATCTATATTATTGATTCTGCTATGGCATTTATATCACGTGTAATGTTCTGATCTTGGATTGTGTAGTGATTTGTACTTGATTGCTAGCATTCCTACCTTTCAGtttctttcttatatatatgtgatctaattgttgtcggcctatgatacctactggTACATGGTGTTTTTACTAATACTATCTTGCTGTACTCTTTTTCTAAGTGCAGAGTTCATAGTAGGTTACACCTCCACCTATTAAGTGATCCCAAGGCTCAGCTTATAGAGAGTCGAGGGTGAGCTTTTGATGGATCACGCTGCCCGGAGACTCCTCTATATTACTTGTCTTATTTCCTATTCTAAGACAATTTAAGTATTTCAAACTTGTATTTCCAAACTTATGTaagtagctcttgtactattcagaccatATTCTGGGGATTTGTATTGGTATTCCGCATGTTTAGTTATttatgatttgagactactttATCCTGATATTTACTCTCTTATGTTTGAATTGGACGTTGAAAAATGCGGAAGAGTTCGCCCACCAGAGGAATCAGTGTGGGTGCTCGCTTGATTCCACGAGTGGAGTCGTgacatatatgtatttatttaatatatatacatatacatgttcAGGACGTTGAGCAATCATAAAACCACTGTTTCAATATTGACTTTGCATAAACACACATTAAAGCTATGCAAGTTGTGTCCCACGCACACCACCCAAATCGCTATCTGTCTTTGGGTCAATCACAAGGGAGTGTTAATTTCCAAATATTCATCTCGAACCAACATCTCTCCCTCAATAATTATTCTTGGAAATAATTTATTAGCCAAAACAATTTATCCACAATCAGCTGGACGATACATTGAATAatactatctcaaaaaagtCCAAACTGATGTAACACCCACCCATTACACCCATTGATCAAATATTCCctttataaaaatataacttaaaagtTTGTCAAACGTCCCACTTACGACACGTTCTTGATTAAACTAATCCCAACTTGATTAAATTCTTTAATCCTTTTTCCCCATTGACTAACTATTGCGGTGCGATGCAAAACtctttctttattgttttttaGTGGAAGCTGGAATAAGTGGACTTACTTGCTAGAACCACCTAACGTGTATAAACAATTAAACGTCAAATCAGTACCCATTAGtaattaaaaatagaaaaataatcttccaacaagATATGTATAGtattaaaagaggaaaaaagtagtataaaatttggaaaaagaaaagtacCCACTATGTTGCATGATTCAATTCCCACCAAATCCACAATTTGCTCTATCTCCTTTCATTTTTTCCACGCATAATCGAAAGTTTTTCAACGACAAATACACAGAgaataaaaattaaacaaatgtgctgcttcttttttcatttttcctctaGGCGTTGACCATTAGATCATTTGCATCTTCAACGGTGCTGATTTACTCTCACGGTTCCAAAGAAGATCTGAGCCATTGAAATAGGTAGGGGAAATTGATTATCATCAAGATTAAGAAGATTCAAGGACATGAGGAGCTGGTGTCTCTGTAATGGAATGTGAATGATTGTGTTCTCCTTCATATGTAACAATCAACATAGCAGCATCATCCAATGCTCTCTCCACATGTTTACGTGCTGGACATCCTCGGACACTGCTACATTTGTAATATCCCCTGAAAATTTCAGACCAACAAAATTTAGATTCAAGCAAAATTCAAGTTcaacaaaagggaaaaacagGGCTCGGCGATGGTTAAAATATACGAAACATATACTGATTATggatattatatgtatatttatacttaatatacaaaatataaatataattgcctgctattattatttttattggaCGGTCCAAAAAGgtaattatttcaaaaaataaagttaggaAATTTACCTTGGATGAGGGGAACCCTTAATGGGCTTTTGACCATACTTTCTCCAAGAATAATCATCAGGTGGAATATCAGCCATTTTCATGCTAATAGCAGGGACTCTCACCACTCTTTTGACTCTTGATTTCCTGAATAAATTATCCATTAAACAAACAGAAATCAGTTATAATTccagaaaaaaatgaaaagatctgTATATTTATGGATTCAAGTggtaaaaatagaaaagatatAATAAAACTTTAGAAAAGATCTGTATATTTGGATCTACAAACTTTGGGTCAACTTATTCGTTAAATAAACACACAACAAATATCGCGTgagatataataaaatttttttgtaaaaatgatATCCAGAGGTTgatttttaccttttcttagGGCAGTGGCAACGGCCAGAGGATCCACCAGCACTGTTACACTTAAGAGCAGCATCGTCCATAGAACTACACTTCCTCTTAAATGAAGAAGTAGAAAGAGGTGGCCGACCAGCAGATGAAACCTGAGAAAGATTAGTTATCTGAAATCCAGAAGACAAAGACTGTTGCAAAGAGCTCTCTGTATCCCCTGTTAAAGATGACATAAACGAATTCGCTGGCGATGCAGAAGCAAAATTGATTGTAGTTGATACGTCTTTTCTTTCAATTGAACCATTTTTCACTAGTTGAAGATGATGGTTATGTGGTAACGGAGGTAATCTCTGAATTGGAGTTGGACAGTAAACTTTAGTAGTAGTAGGAATAGTAACAACTTGTGGCTTTTCAGGTTCTTCGATTCGGGGGGTTTGAGTCTTaacgggttgttgttgttgttgatctaaTTGATATTTGTTTTGGTGGGGCTTAGGAATCGGGCCTCTACGGAATCTGGCATGGCCAGTTCTGTTTTTATCAAGTAAAGAAATGAACTTTTTGAATTTGTTTACAGCAGCATCAGCTACTTCTCGATAATCAGGGTTAACAGAGGAATTATTAGgcaaagaagaagatgatgatgaatcttgaaaatttggtttttgttgttgctgttgttggtGTTGATGAGATTGAGATAGTAATCTGATTAATTTCTCAACGCTTTGAAGGCCTGCTGTTGCTGCTTCTTGAACGGCGGTTTCTTCCATTTTTGATGAAAAACTATCGGTTCTGTAACCACTGGACATTAACTCTACAGCCATGTTTTTCACAACATAGAAATGAGGAAAAACTTGATAGAAGGAGTGAAGGGAGTGATTGAAGATAATGAAAGGCAAAGAAGATATAGagaaggagagagagaaaattgaGGAAATTCTTGTTCTAATCAATGGGGAGAGAGTCAAACTTATGATgcccctttttctctttttcttttgtgtttttctCTCCTTTTATTTTGTAGCATTGTCGACGtgaatgactttttttttactaCTCTCTCTAtctcctaatttatgtgacgtCGTCTGATtagatataaaatttaaaaaataaagaaaaactttaaaaatatatgattaaAACAAACCTTAAATTTTGCGTGACTAACCTTTTGGCTATGagaatttcacttttttcaaaaatatttttcacattatttgaaaattaacatttgatcatgaaaatttcaaatacaactagaagttatctttaaaatttgaaaaatacctaaaaattgattttcactCTAGAACATTCAAAcaataaaatattctttccaaaaactataaccaaacacaactctaacttcaaattttcaaataaaatgaaaaatattttattaggaGCAAAAATatcttaagttatttataattATAGAAAAGTGACATCATCTTTAagattgattaaaaaaatcgtatcacataaattaagataTAGATATTTTTTGATATATTCATGGTCACACTTAAAACCACTAATTAAGGCAGAAGATTTTATCCATCCATCGTAACTTTTATTGGTCTCGAGTAAATGACTGAACTGTCGCTTTTGACCTTATAGGCCAGTAAAGGAATGAGAAGTAGACACGTAGATTATTCATTTCTTTGTAGGAGAGAAAAAGAGGGCATTGACTAAAGCAGTATTTTAGGTTGTGTGGGGTACCGGTTAACGGGGGGAAAATGGAAGAGGCAGAAAGTCAAAAGGTAGTAATGAGCCGTTAGATGAATGGGGGGTGAAATGAGAGTGTTAGGTTGGAGCCAGTGAGGTAGAGTTGACTCTTAACATCTTTTAATGCAAAAGTCTATTTGGGGTATAGGCTGGTAGGGAAgtcttttatcttctttttccaTTAAGCAAATTAATTTGAAATCTATTTGTTCACATAAATTTTAATAGTGCAATCAAAACTACATGGACTTTTAGTTTATTGGTGAGTGAATCGATTTCCCACTTTATACTCCCTCtccatttttgaaaagaaaaaacaaatcaGAGAgatcttcataaaaaaaaagttattactctaggttttcatttatttggcacagtttaaattttttataaatttattttatttttaacatatttaaTTGTGGATAAATCCCATGGATAGTTTAAGTATAGCTAATATAAGGTGgtgtaaatatttgattttaatATGTAGGAGTATCCGAAACTAAATCATATTATCGAGATATTTAGTGTAACTAACCTTAATTTAAGACTACGAGTTAAAAACTTCATGTTTTTCTAAcgcttttaatattattttttaatctcTATGTCACAGACTTTCCTATTTAAGTCTGTCCAAAAAGataatttaacttcaaaatctCGTTTCACCTCCAATAAGATGATTATGACCAAACAAATGTCTAGATCTTATTTTATCCacaaatttcataaattttcatttttttttcttgaagcttATGCTCGATTAaataatgtcacataaattgagatatggtaaatatttttttaacatatgtttatgttatgtaCCGAAAAATTAACTTCAGCTAAATTCATTGATTATACCCTTTATTTATCGTCATCGAGCGAAGGGATTCCAACAATCTCAATACATACGGCAATTATGAGTAGGAAAGTCTTTTGGGACCTACTTGGTGTCTTCTTTACCGGATGCTCTGTCTTcgtcaaacttgaaatttaaACCACACAAGATTACCAGGTCACAGCTCACATGGGATTctgttttcttctttctcttttgtaTGTATCCTTTGAGAAGGGTGACTTTCGTTTTTTGTAGTTTGTACTCTTGTTTGAGTTTCCTCTTGTGAGCCTTGACAAAACATAAAcggaataataaaaatattaaaaaatgatcCATTGTCTTACACCAAATGAACAATGTAGGACCCTGTCTATTAGACACAATATTCTCAAATCTACTTGGGGATCATTTTCACCAAATTGTACAATTGTCAATAAGTGAAGACATAATTTCTAGTTAGATTTGCGTATAAAATCATTTAAAATGAAGTGTATACTATTTCCTCCGTTCCACTTATACGGCGTCGACttacttatgaaataaaaaaagggaaaacaaatttTCCGACCGTAATTACAAACATAGATTCTTTCAgtgttttataataaaatttacatattttaaaatcataaaaaaaatattttaagtctGCATAATTATTAATTCACTGTATATGAAAAGAGCTGAAAAAAAATcgtattaaaagaaaaagttgtttaACTACCCAAATAGTTCAAGctcaaacaaaatataaattgggagtttgggacggatggagtattttttttatattagtatCTTCATTTAActtagaattatttttttgttacttCTTTAATTTGTCTAGCTGATCTTttgttgaatttcttttttttagtagttcaaacttcaaagttcaaacatTGGAATCATTAGGGGCTTAACTAGTTTGTctttaaaaagaaagagaaagggaagGAAAAGTAAAATTGAGTGATGTAATAATCTAACGTCTCTCGAGAGAAGAGAAGGGATATTAAAACGGAAAAGAAAAGTTAAAGTT
Coding sequences within it:
- the LOC132033412 gene encoding probable WRKY transcription factor 7, producing the protein MAVELMSSGYRTDSFSSKMEETAVQEAATAGLQSVEKLIRLLSQSHQHQQQQQQKPNFQDSSSSSSLPNNSSVNPDYREVADAAVNKFKKFISLLDKNRTGHARFRRGPIPKPHQNKYQLDQQQQQPVKTQTPRIEEPEKPQVVTIPTTTKVYCPTPIQRLPPLPHNHHLQLVKNGSIERKDVSTTINFASASPANSFMSSLTGDTESSLQQSLSSGFQITNLSQVSSAGRPPLSTSSFKRKCSSMDDAALKCNSAGGSSGRCHCPKKRKSRVKRVVRVPAISMKMADIPPDDYSWRKYGQKPIKGSPHPRGYYKCSSVRGCPARKHVERALDDAAMLIVTYEGEHNHSHSITETPAPHVLESS